A part of Chloroflexota bacterium genomic DNA contains:
- a CDS encoding leucine-rich repeat protein — protein MRMVAVALVLAAVGALGQPHLLPGPSQAGVAQAQSPEDSTREAPEITALIHPTTSSIAVVWLPADDTDVHWIYVVKTDGSGGRFQLAVPDPPPSQDASAQSDPVTETSHVTTVTGLAAGTQYWIAVLGVRAPSESSPSTWFRWSNWGRTSTLTTPTVSLSSDVAVAEGGTATFTVTAAPAPQSALTVNYAIGADDDPATVNGDGSDYSGTATGSITIAADATQGSIAIVITDDSDIDDGARETLVVTISLPEGSSYQLGGNASATVTITEGVCDRTTAVRSAILDALTGKSACAEVTDPDLRGITGTLDLSGKSLAAVQARDFFGLTSLTTLRLNNNSLASLPADVFDGLTSLNKLYLNNNSLTALPEDLFDGLTNLQYLRSSNNSLASLPADVFDGLTSLMTLRLNNNDLASLPADVFDGLTGLTTLRLNNNDFAALPDDLFAGLTGLEGLFLDNNPGSPFTFTAEVKQTAATEVLVVVVQAAPFDMSVTLSVQGGTLSDRSVTVAAGSGESSAITVAPSGDAPVTVSATSASFPASGVATNGVTIKYNGIQTGVGAANQAPTANAGPDQSVDAGATVMLDASGSSDPDTGDTLSYAWEQSAGATVTLSSTTAAGPTFTAPSSAASLTFRVTVMDAKGGSDRDTVAITVSENQPPAFTSSATFSLAENTTAVGTVTATDPDADDSVTGYSLSGTDAALFAITSAGVLTFSSAPNFEDAQGGTDDDSNSYNLTVTATGGTGDRALTATQDLTVTATDVNEAPTFTSSATLSLAENTTAVGTVVATDPDIDDSVTGYTLSGTDAALFAITTAGALSFSAAPDFEDPQGGTDDDSNSYTLTVTATGGAGDRALTATQDLTVTVTDANEAPTFTSSATFSLAENTTAVGTIVATDPDAADSVAFALSGTDAALFAITTAGALSFSAAPDFEDPQGGTIDDSNSYTLTVTATGGTDDRALTATHDLTITVTNANEAPTFTSSATFSVAEDTTAVGTVIATDPDADDSISGYTLSGTDAALFAITSAGVLTFSTAPNFEDPQGGTDDDSNGYTLTVTATGGTSTRARTVTQDLTVTVTDGNDPPGAPVALEINSSFDFSWNPPIDDGGSPILSYFVEGHWKNANGVPIRSIRVFDVTQRSASLILHSSDPPDGWASVSAWVYADNAVGRGLKSASINRKR, from the coding sequence ATGCGGATGGTGGCCGTGGCGCTGGTGCTGGCCGCGGTGGGAGCCTTGGGCCAACCCCACCTCCTGCCCGGGCCGTCCCAGGCGGGCGTAGCGCAGGCGCAGTCCCCAGAAGACTCAACGCGAGAAGCTCCCGAAATCACCGCCCTGATCCATCCCACGACCAGTTCCATCGCCGTGGTCTGGCTGCCCGCGGATGACACCGACGTGCACTGGATCTACGTGGTCAAGACCGACGGCTCCGGCGGCCGCTTCCAACTGGCCGTGCCCGACCCGCCGCCGTCGCAGGACGCCTCTGCTCAATCGGACCCGGTGACCGAGACTTCCCACGTCACCACGGTCACCGGGCTGGCCGCCGGCACGCAGTACTGGATCGCCGTGCTCGGGGTTCGGGCGCCGTCCGAGAGCAGCCCCAGCACCTGGTTCCGCTGGAGCAATTGGGGCCGGACATCGACGCTCACGACCCCCACAGTCTCGCTGAGCTCCGACGTGGCGGTGGCGGAGGGCGGCACGGCCACCTTCACCGTCACTGCGGCACCTGCGCCCCAATCAGCACTCACCGTCAACTACGCCATCGGCGCGGATGACGACCCCGCGACCGTCAACGGGGACGGCAGCGACTACAGCGGGACCGCCACCGGCTCGATCACCATTGCGGCCGACGCCACCCAGGGCAGCATCGCCATCGTCATCACCGACGACAGCGACATCGACGATGGCGCTCGGGAAACGCTGGTGGTGACGATCTCCCTGCCCGAGGGGTCGAGCTACCAACTGGGTGGCAACGCCTCGGCAACAGTGACCATCACCGAGGGCGTGTGCGACCGCACCACCGCGGTGCGCAGCGCGATCCTGGACGCACTGACTGGCAAGAGCGCATGCGCCGAGGTCACGGACCCCGACCTGCGCGGCATCACGGGCACCCTGGATCTCTCGGGGAAGAGCCTCGCGGCGGTGCAGGCCCGGGACTTTTTCGGGCTCACCAGCCTCACCACGCTGCGGCTGAACAACAACTCGCTGGCATCGCTGCCGGCGGATGTGTTCGATGGGCTCACCAGCCTGAACAAGCTCTATCTGAACAACAACTCGCTGACGGCGCTGCCGGAGGACCTGTTCGACGGCCTCACCAATCTGCAGTACCTGCGATCGAGCAATAACTCCCTGGCATCGCTGCCAGCGGACGTGTTCGACGGCTTGACCAGCCTCATGACGCTGCGGTTGAACAACAACGACTTGGCGTCGCTGCCAGCGGACGTGTTCGACGGCCTCACCGGCCTCACCACACTGCGGTTGAACAACAACGACTTCGCGGCGTTGCCGGACGACCTGTTCGCCGGCCTCACCGGCCTCGAAGGGCTGTTCCTGGACAATAATCCGGGCAGCCCCTTCACCTTTACGGCGGAGGTGAAGCAGACGGCGGCCACCGAAGTCTTGGTGGTGGTCGTCCAGGCGGCGCCGTTCGACATGAGCGTCACCCTGTCAGTCCAAGGTGGGACGCTGTCTGACAGGTCCGTCACCGTGGCTGCCGGCAGCGGCGAGAGCTCGGCCATTACCGTGGCACCCAGCGGCGATGCGCCGGTCACGGTCAGCGCCACCTCCGCCAGCTTCCCCGCCTCCGGCGTCGCAACGAACGGCGTCACCATCAAATACAACGGCATCCAGACGGGAGTGGGTGCCGCCAATCAAGCACCCACGGCCAACGCGGGTCCCGACCAGTCGGTAGACGCCGGGGCGACTGTGATGCTCGACGCCTCAGGGAGCAGCGATCCCGACACCGGCGATACGCTGAGTTACGCCTGGGAGCAATCCGCCGGCGCCACCGTCACATTGAGCAGCACCACGGCGGCCGGCCCCACGTTCACCGCCCCGTCGAGTGCCGCCTCGCTGACCTTCCGGGTCACCGTCATGGACGCCAAGGGCGGCAGCGACCGGGACACGGTGGCCATCACCGTGAGCGAGAACCAGCCGCCCGCGTTCACGTCCAGCGCGACCTTCAGCCTCGCGGAGAACACCACGGCCGTCGGCACGGTCACCGCCACCGATCCCGACGCCGATGACAGCGTGACGGGATACAGCCTCAGCGGAACGGACGCGGCCCTGTTCGCCATCACCAGCGCTGGCGTCCTCACGTTTAGCTCGGCCCCCAACTTCGAGGATGCGCAGGGCGGGACGGACGACGACTCCAACAGCTACAACCTCACCGTCACCGCCACCGGCGGCACGGGCGATCGTGCCCTCACCGCCACCCAGGACCTCACCGTCACCGCCACTGACGTCAACGAGGCGCCCACCTTCACGTCCAGCGCCACCCTCAGCCTCGCGGAGAACACCACGGCCGTCGGCACCGTCGTCGCCACTGACCCCGACATCGATGACAGCGTCACGGGGTACACCCTCAGCGGGACGGACGCAGCCCTGTTCGCCATCACCACCGCGGGCGCGCTCTCGTTCAGCGCGGCCCCGGATTTCGAGGATCCGCAGGGCGGGACCGACGACGATTCCAACAGCTATACCCTCACCGTCACCGCCACCGGCGGCGCGGGCGATCGGGCCCTCACCGCCACCCAGGACCTTACCGTCACCGTCACCGATGCCAACGAAGCGCCCACGTTCACGTCCAGCGCCACCTTTAGCCTGGCGGAAAACACGACGGCCGTCGGCACCATTGTCGCCACCGACCCCGACGCTGCGGACAGCGTGGCGTTCGCCCTCAGCGGGACGGACGCGGCCCTCTTCGCCATCACCACCGCCGGCGCGCTCTCGTTTAGCGCGGCCCCCGACTTCGAAGACCCGCAGGGCGGCACTATCGACGACTCCAACAGCTACACCCTCACCGTCACCGCCACCGGCGGCACGGATGACCGGGCCCTCACCGCCACTCACGACCTCACCATCACTGTCACCAACGCCAACGAAGCGCCCACGTTCACGTCCAGCGCCACCTTCAGCGTAGCGGAGGACACTACGGCCGTGGGAACCGTCATCGCTACCGACCCCGACGCAGATGACAGCATCTCGGGGTACACCCTCAGTGGGACGGACGCGGCCCTTTTTGCGATTACCAGCGCTGGCGTGCTCACGTTTAGCACAGCGCCCAACTTCGAAGATCCGCAGGGTGGGACGGACGACGACTCAAATGGCTACACGCTTACGGTCACTGCCACCGGCGGCACGAGTACTCGGGCCCGCACCGTCACCCAGGATCTCACCGTCACCGTCACCGATGGGAATGATCCGCCGGGGGCGCCGGTCGCTCTAGAGATCAACTCATCGTTTGATTTCTCGTGGAATCCCCCTATTGATGATGGGGGGAGTCCAATTCTCTCGTACTTTGTTGAGGGCCACTGGAAGAATGCTAACGGGGTGCCAATCCGAAGCATCCGGGTCTTTGATGTCACCCAAAGATCCGCAAGCCTTATCCTTCATAGCTCTGACCCGCCTGACGGTTGGGCGTCGGTATCGGCTTGGGTGTACGCAGACAATGCTGTAGGTCGGGGGCTCAAGTCCGCATCCATAAATCGAAAGCGCTGA
- a CDS encoding DUF4143 domain-containing protein — protein sequence MTRREQLGLGRGGVWDDLLQAPDEDWADVVKAQPDVREDWRPLARRGGFPTPALHLATSEERAIWFDGYVRTYLERDLQSLSSIAALPDFRRLMRAACLRLGQLLNQTELGRDVGLAQPTVHRYLNLLETSYRLVRLPAYAVNRTKRLIKSPKVYWGDTGVALHLSQETDPRGAHLENLILHDLLAWRDARLDLADVYDWRTAVGDEVDLVIEAGDRLLPIEVKATTRPRRRDIATLRTFRAEYGNQSRPGLLLHAGELVDWIAPDVLAAPWWRVI from the coding sequence ATGACCCGCCGTGAGCAGCTGGGGCTAGGGCGCGGGGGTGTCTGGGACGACTTGCTGCAAGCCCCGGACGAGGACTGGGCCGACGTGGTGAAGGCCCAACCAGACGTCCGTGAGGACTGGCGGCCGTTGGCGCGCCGCGGCGGATTCCCGACCCCGGCCCTGCACCTGGCAACGAGTGAGGAACGGGCCATCTGGTTTGACGGCTATGTGCGCACGTACTTGGAGCGCGACCTGCAGAGTCTCTCGTCCATCGCGGCACTGCCCGACTTTCGCCGGTTGATGCGGGCCGCCTGCCTTCGCCTGGGGCAGCTCCTCAACCAAACCGAGCTTGGCCGTGATGTCGGTCTGGCACAGCCAACCGTCCACCGCTACCTCAATCTGCTGGAAACGTCGTATCGGCTCGTGCGACTCCCGGCCTACGCGGTCAATCGGACCAAGCGGCTGATCAAGTCGCCCAAGGTCTATTGGGGCGACACCGGCGTGGCGCTGCATCTCAGCCAAGAGACGGACCCGCGCGGCGCACATCTGGAGAACTTGATCCTGCACGACCTCCTGGCCTGGCGTGATGCGCGACTGGACCTGGCTGACGTCTACGACTGGCGCACTGCGGTCGGCGATGAGGTGGATCTCGTGATCGAGGCCGGCGACCGGCTGTTGCCCATTGAAGTCAAGGCGACCACGCGCCCACGACGCCGCGACATCGCCACGCTACGCACATTTCGGGCCGAGTACGGGAACCAGAGTCGACCTGGCTTACTGCTCCACGCGGGCGAACTCGTCGATTGGATCGCACCCGACGTCCTAGCCGCGCCCTGGTGGCGCGTCATCTAG
- a CDS encoding type IV secretion system DNA-binding domain-containing protein has protein sequence MADRHAAATYGLKPDDALKHLFVVGPTGVGKSTFLFWFALSAIRRGHGVLLLDPKGDLARSLLEAVPADREADIVALDFADTDWPVGLNPLDVRDADEGDRVAMAVYALLRELVRGEDFLWGTSMSQAFAYGFRTLAANPQIKPTMLDLERLFIDREWRESLMPNVSDPFLRSYWRNQVDRISVRQFEMTFGGALRRMAMLVQDPRVRNILVQPRSAVRWDGVLQRGEIVLVNLDQADTALGAAGSRLLGSILVTQFWQAVLRRPAGDRAPYFAIIDEFQEFLDTGRDMGAFFERSRSYGVGLAVATQNPGHPRLAGIISSVLLNTRTHVVFGGLREQTRHFAMEMAPAFTPAELDDLPAYHMAVKTLVDNRPARPLEATVPPMPRGDPERAARIRDQARAAFGQRRADLDQLVAARYGGLTKTDAAPEKPAANPPEAAPATNDGSDDSPDGSPGRADLAARPSGDVPGNPGNQA, from the coding sequence ATGGCTGACCGCCACGCGGCCGCGACGTATGGATTGAAGCCGGACGACGCGCTGAAGCATCTGTTCGTGGTGGGCCCCACCGGCGTGGGCAAGAGCACGTTCCTGTTCTGGTTCGCCCTGTCGGCCATCCGGCGAGGCCACGGCGTCCTGCTGTTGGATCCCAAGGGCGACCTGGCGCGGTCGCTCCTGGAAGCCGTTCCCGCCGACCGTGAGGCGGACATCGTGGCGCTCGACTTTGCGGACACCGACTGGCCGGTGGGCCTAAATCCCCTCGACGTGCGGGACGCCGATGAGGGCGACCGCGTGGCCATGGCCGTCTACGCGCTGCTGCGCGAGCTGGTGCGCGGCGAGGATTTTCTCTGGGGCACGTCCATGTCGCAGGCCTTCGCCTACGGCTTCCGCACCCTGGCCGCCAATCCGCAGATCAAGCCGACCATGCTCGACCTGGAGCGGCTGTTCATCGACCGTGAGTGGCGCGAGAGCCTGATGCCCAACGTCAGCGACCCTTTCCTGCGCTCCTATTGGCGGAACCAGGTCGATCGCATCTCGGTCCGCCAATTCGAGATGACCTTCGGCGGCGCGCTGCGGCGGATGGCCATGTTGGTGCAGGACCCGCGGGTGCGCAACATCCTGGTGCAACCGCGCTCGGCGGTGCGCTGGGACGGCGTGCTGCAGCGGGGCGAGATCGTGCTGGTCAACCTGGACCAGGCCGACACGGCGTTAGGCGCCGCCGGATCGCGCCTGCTGGGCAGCATCCTGGTGACGCAGTTCTGGCAGGCGGTGCTACGGCGGCCGGCCGGTGATCGGGCACCGTACTTCGCCATCATCGACGAGTTCCAGGAGTTCCTGGATACCGGGCGCGACATGGGCGCCTTCTTCGAGCGTTCGCGCAGCTACGGCGTGGGACTGGCGGTGGCCACGCAGAACCCTGGGCATCCCCGGCTGGCGGGCATCATCAGCAGCGTGCTGCTCAACACCCGCACCCACGTGGTGTTCGGCGGCCTGCGGGAGCAGACGCGGCACTTCGCCATGGAGATGGCGCCGGCCTTTACGCCGGCGGAGCTGGACGACCTGCCCGCCTATCACATGGCGGTGAAGACGCTGGTCGACAACCGGCCGGCCCGCCCGTTGGAGGCCACGGTGCCGCCGATGCCGCGCGGTGATCCGGAGCGAGCGGCGCGCATTCGCGACCAGGCCCGAGCGGCCTTCGGGCAACGGCGGGCGGATCTGGACCAGCTCGTGGCCGCGCGCTATGGCGGGCTGACCAAGACCGACGCAGCGCCCGAAAAGCCTGCCGCCAACCCACCCGAGGCTGCCCCGGCAACGAACGATGGATCCGACGACTCGCCGGACGGGTCGCCCGGTCGGGCCGATCTGGCTGCGCGGCCAAGCGGCGACGTGCCGGGCAATCCGGGCAACCAGGCGTGA
- a CDS encoding replication-relaxation family protein, which produces MIWAPRQVQVLRLLRAHRYMDVAQVHQVVYQPVSRRAAQRCLTTLHQQGLVVRARSACGGVGGGSGGYVYGLSAKGAEALEHIDDAPRAQIPYVRDPENFTPQRTRHQLAVNRCFIALWQSLESAAGHQLVRWNSDPHLRMRYRASGRWQVINPDGLAQVRSPAGDHWLFFEIDRGTEELRRYAQKVRRYAGFWQSGAWRSEFPVFPELRITTNRRSRVVSLRQAVEAALRQLTDGGGSDMNHVLRIALAWEPAFLANPLGPVWEPAFANGDHRQPVLRAPGSARPEGGEGSPT; this is translated from the coding sequence ATGATCTGGGCCCCCCGCCAGGTCCAGGTCCTGCGCCTGCTGCGCGCCCACCGCTACATGGACGTGGCGCAGGTGCACCAGGTGGTCTACCAGCCGGTGAGCCGGCGGGCCGCCCAGCGCTGCCTGACGACGCTCCACCAGCAGGGCCTCGTGGTGCGCGCCAGGTCGGCCTGCGGCGGCGTGGGTGGTGGCAGCGGCGGCTACGTGTACGGCCTGTCGGCCAAGGGTGCCGAGGCACTGGAGCACATCGACGACGCGCCGCGCGCCCAGATCCCATACGTCCGCGACCCCGAGAACTTTACGCCGCAGCGGACGCGGCATCAGCTGGCGGTGAACCGTTGCTTCATCGCCCTCTGGCAATCCCTGGAGTCCGCCGCCGGCCATCAGCTGGTGCGCTGGAACTCCGATCCGCACCTCCGGATGCGGTACCGGGCGAGCGGGCGGTGGCAGGTGATCAACCCCGACGGCCTCGCCCAGGTACGCAGCCCGGCCGGCGACCACTGGCTCTTCTTCGAGATTGACCGTGGCACGGAGGAGCTCCGCCGCTATGCGCAGAAAGTGCGGCGGTATGCGGGATTCTGGCAGTCGGGCGCGTGGCGCTCGGAGTTCCCGGTCTTCCCCGAGCTGCGCATCACCACGAACCGCCGCTCGCGCGTGGTCAGCCTCCGCCAGGCCGTGGAGGCCGCCCTGCGCCAATTGACGGACGGCGGCGGCAGCGACATGAACCACGTGCTGCGAATCGCCCTGGCCTGGGAGCCGGCGTTTCTGGCCAACCCGCTGGGCCCGGTGTGGGAGCCCGCGTTTGCCAACGGTGACCACCGACAGCCCGTCCTGCGTGCGCCCGGGTCGGCGCGCCCTGAGGGAGGGGAGGGCAGCCCGACATGA